The region TACGCGCTTCTTTCGCGCCGTTGTCTTGTGCGTCGGCGATGGGATCAACGCCCGGTCGGCTGTGCGGGAGCCTGCGGCTGGGCGCCCTGCTGCTGCTGCGCGATCGCCTGCTGCTGCGCGAGGCCGAGCAGGATCTGCTGCATGCGCTGCTGCAGGGTCAGGCTCTGCTGGTCGGGCTGCCAGCCTTGGGGCGGCGTGGTCTGGACCGAGGGCATGCGCTGGTCGAGCGCGGCCACGATGTCGCGCGTCACGTTCGCGGCATCGGGCGCATACTGCACCACGTCCGGCGTCAGCAGGATCTGGATGTTCTTGTTCTGAATCACCTGATTCTGCGCGTTCTCGTAATCGGCGACCAGCTGCTGGATGGCGTAGGCCTGGGCCAGCGCGATCGGCGTGTAGAGCTGGTTGATCTGCTGTTCCTTCTGCCGGATCTGCGTCACGACATTGGGGTTCGCCTGCACTTCGGCATCGGTCACCTGACCGTCCGAATTGGTGTCGAGGCTCTGCTGCAGCGTATTGAGTTCCTGCCGCGCGGTGCTGACCTGCTGGATCTGGCTGGCGTAGGTCTGGCCGATCTGCTGGTACGCGTTCACGCGCGCCTGGCTGTTGAGGATCACGGCTTCGGGATTGCTGATCGCGATCCCGTTGACCTGCGCGGCTGCGGGCACGGCGGCGAGCGTCGCGCCGAGAGCTGCGCCGAGGGCGAGAGTGGCTTTGGCGAGTTTCATCAGAATTGCGTCCCTACGTTGAATGAGAGGGTCTTGGTGTCGTCGCCCTCTTCCTTGAGGATGACATGCGAAAGATCGATCCGGAAAGGACCGAAGGGCGAGTTCCAGTTCACGCCGAAGCCCACCGAAACGCGGGGGCTGGCGCTGTTCCCGAGGAAGACCTCTTGGAACGGAGAGATCGTCCGGTTGAGCGGTGACAAGGGATTGCCGTCCGCATCGACCGTATCCGTCGTAGCACCGCCATTAGCGCCGATGAACAGCGGATTTCCGTTGTTGTCGCGCAGCTGGTACTGGATACCGTCGGGAAACGGGCTGTTCTGCAGTTGCGGAGTCTCGACATCGAAGAGCGAGCCTACATCAACGAAGAAGGACGGGCGCAGGCCCAGCTCGCGCGCACCGGAGCCGAGCGGAATTTCCAGCTCTGCCCGGCCGAGATAATAGGCATTGCCGCCGATGGCATCCTCGCGGATCCGATCGCGATCGGTGATCACCAGCGGATTGCCCTCACCATCGTCGATGATCGGTTGACGCAGCACACGCGGACCAACCCCGCGAACGTCGAAGCCGCGGAACTGCGGCTCACCCAGCTGGAACCGATCGGTGAGCAACACGTCGTCGCGCCCAGGCACGTCTTCGAGGCCCTTGATGTAGCCGCCTTCCAGCGAAAGCGAGAAGATGAAGTCGCCCAATACCTGCCAGTACTTCGAGGCCTGGCCACGCACGCGCACGTATTTCACGTCCCCGCCGAGACCGGCGAAATCGAGCCCCAGGTTGATCCGCTCGCCCCGGGTCGGGCGATAATAGCTGTTGAGCGAGTTGTAGATGTAGTTGAGGCCGAGGATCGAGCTGACGCGATCGCCCACCACGTCGCAGATGTAGCGCGTGGCGAGGAGCGGCTCGCACTCGCGGATGCCGTCGCCATCGAAATCCTCGAAGAACTCGTTCTCGTTGATCGTGACCTGGTCGTAATTGAGCGTGTAGCTGGCGACCAGCGAGGAATATTCGGTCAGCGGCACGCCGACCCGGGCCGATCCGCCGGTGGTCACCTGCTTGTAGCGCGTCTGGTCGCGATCGTTGAGACTGTAGCTGTTGACGTCCTGGCGGTAGAGATTGAGGCCCAGCGATATGTTGCGATCGAACAGGTAGGGTTCGGTAAAGCTGAGATTGACCGAGTTGGAGAAGCGCGAGACCTGCGCCGATGCGCCGATCGTCTGGCCGCGCCCGCGGAAGTTGCGCTGGCGGATCGAGCCGGAGAACAGGAAGCTCTCGATCGACGAGAAACCCGCGGAAAGCTGCAGTTCGCCGGTCGGCTGTTCCTCGACATTCGCCTCCAGGATAATCCGGTCGGGCTCGGCCGTCTGGACCTGCTGGACCTCGAAGCCTTCCTGGAAGAAGCCGAGCGAATTGATACGCGCCGTGGTCCGGTCGATCGCGGTCGAATTGAAGGCATCGCCCTCGGCGGAGCGGAACTCGCGCCGGATGACCTTGTCCTGCGTCAGCGTGTTCCCGTTGACGTCGATCCGTTCGATATAGACGCGCGGTGCCTCGTTGATCAGCAGCGTCACGTCCATCGTGCGTTCGTCGGGATTGCGACGGAACTGCGGGCGCACGTCGGCAAAGGCGTAGCCGAAGCGCCCGGCCAGCTCGCTCAGCTGCTCGACCGTGTCCTCGATCGTCTTGGCGTTGTACCACTGCCCCTCTTCGATGGTGAGGCTGTTGGTCAGCGCATCGCCGTCGAAATCGCGGATCTCGCTGGTCACCTCGACATCGCCGAACTGGTAGCGATCGCCTTCCTCGACGACGTAGGTGATGATGAAGTCGCGCTTGTCGGGGGTCAGCTCGGCCACCGCCGACACCACGCGGAAATCGACGTAGCCCTGGGTCAGGTAGAATTCGCGCAGCTTCTGCTGGTCGAAGGCGAGCCGGTCGGGGTCGTAGCTGGTATTGCCGCTCAGGAAGCTGAACAGGCTGGTCTCCTTGGTGACCATCTCGCCCTTCAGCTCGCCGTCGGAAAACTCGTCGTTCCCGATGATGTTGATCTGCTGGACGCGCGACTTGGGCCCTTCGGTGATCTCGAACACGAGATCGACGCGGTTCTGGCTCAGCTGCACGGTCTTGGGTTCGACCGTGGCGGCGAAGCGGCCCTGGCGCTTGTAGAGCTCGATGATGCGCGCAACATCCGCGCGGACCTTGGAACGGGTGAAGATCTGGCGCGGCGCGAGGCGGATTTCGGGGACGATCTTGTCGTCCTTGAGCCTTTCGTTGCCTTCGAGGATGATGCGGTTGATGACCGGGTTTTCCACCACCTCGATCAGCACGTTCCCGTTCTCGTTGCTGATCTCGTAATCGGAGAACAGCTCGGTCGCGGCGAGGTCTTTCAGCGCCTGGTCGGCAGCCGCAGTCGTGTAAGGCTCGCCCGGGCGCAGGCGCACGTAGCTGAGGATGGTCTGCGGCTCGAGCCGCTGGACGCCCTGCACCGAGATCGTCCGGATGGTGTCGCCCTGTGCCGTGTCCGCCGCGGCGTCGGGCTGCGCGTTTGCGTCCTGCGCCGTGGTGGGGGACTGTGGCTGGGCCTCAACCCCGGTGTCCTGCGCGAATGCCACTTGCGGCAGCCCCGCGAGAGTCGTGCCCGCCAGCAGGGCGAACGCGAATTTCGGAATGTTGCGCAGGCGGCGCGAGGCGCCCGTTTCGATGGCCGTCATTGGCGAAGATGTCCCGTCAAATTTACTAGACCCGGATCGCACCATGCTCTGTTTAGCGTACCGGCGTCCGGATCGAAGGTCCGGCGCCCTGTGCCCGATACGCAGGCCCCTTTCAAGCAGGTGCAAATCGCTGGTGGGTCCGCCTCTCTTGTCCCTGACCCGGTCTGCCTCAGCCGAACAGCGTGAGGCTCGCCAGGTCGTTGATCGTCACGAACAGCATCAGCGCGAGCACGAGAGCCACACCGGTGCGATACGCCATTTCCATCACGCGGGGGCCGACCGGCTTCCGGCGGATCGCTTCCGCCGCGTAGAATGCCAGATGACCTCCGTCGAGCGCCGGGATTGGCAGCAGGTTAATGAATGCCAAATTAAGTGAGATGAGCGCCACGAAATTGACGAAGGCCGAGAACCCTAGGCTCAGCTGTTCGCCCGAGAACTTGGCGATCTTCACCGGCCCGCCCAGCTCGCGCACGGAGCGCTGACCGGTCACGATCTGACTGAGGCCGGTGATCATCATCGAAAACGTGTCGATCGACTGTTCGACCGAGCCCGACAGCGCCGCGATCGGCCCCTGCGGCACGAAATCATATTCGACCCCCGCCGACTCGACGCCGAGCAGGCCGATACGCGACGTATTGCCGAAGCGATCCTCGACCTCGCGGCTCATCGTGGTGAGCGCGAAGCTCATGGTCTCGCCATCGCGCTCGACGCCCAGCTCCATGCGCTGTTCGGGGTGCAGCATGACCGCCTGCTGCAACTCTCCGAAGCTCTCCACCCGGTCTCCGTCGAGAGTCACGATCCGGTCGCCCACCTCGACCCCGGCGACCTGTGCAGGCGAGGGATCGCTGAAGCCCGCGACTGTCAGCTGCTGGGTCGCGTCGACCGGTACCGGGCGGCCGATCAGCATGAAAAAGCCCGCGAAGATCGCCAGCGCGATCAGGATATTGGTCACCGGCCCGGCGGCCACGATCAGCGCGCGCTTCCACAGCGCGGCGTTCTGGAACGCGCCCTCTTCCGCAGGCGCGGAGGGATCGGGGACGCTCGCGGGGTTCATGTCGCCCTTGAACTGGACATAGCCGCCCAGCGGCAGGGCGGAGAGGCGCCAGCGCGTTCCCTGCCGGTCGTTGAAACCGACCAGTTCCTTGCCGAAACCGACCGAAAAAGTCTCCGCCTTCACGCCGAGCATTCGGCCCACGAGCAGGTGGCCGAGCTCGTGCAGCGTCACCAGCGGGCCCAGCACCAGCAGGAAGCCGAGGACCCACATCCAGATAGGTGGCTGTTCGATCATGCGTTCTCCAGAATGGCCTGGGCCTGCCGACGGGCAGAGCTATCGATCGCCAGCACGTCGTCGAGCGTGGCGGGGCGCGAAGCATCGTTCGTGCGTTCCAGGACGTCTTCGACCACTGCCGCAATGCGGGTGAATGGAATGTGACCGGCGAGGAAGGCGGCAACCGCTACCTCGTTGGCGGCGTTGAGAATTGCTGGGCGTGCCCCGCCCGCCTCGCACGCATTGCGCGCCAGCCGGGTGGCGGGAAACCGCTCCTCATCCGGGGCGAAGAACGTCAGCTGGCCGAGCTTCGCGAGATCGAGCGGCTCGCACGGCGTCTCCATCCGCGCGGGCCACGCGAGGCACGAGGCAATGGGCACCATCATGTCCGACGGGCCGAGCTGCGCCAGCGTTGACTGGTCGCGATATTCGACCATCGAGTGGATCACGCTTTGCGGGTGGACGATGATGCGAATCCTGTCGAGGCCGACGGGGAAGAGGTGATGCGCCTCGATCAGTTCGAGCCCCTTGTTCATCATCGTGGCCGAATCGACGCTGATCTTCGCGCCCATGTCCCAGTTGGGATGCGCGACCGCCTGATCGGGCGTGACCCGCTGCAATTCTTCCGCAGAATGCAGCCTCAGCGGGCCGCCACTGGCGGTCAGCGTGATCATCCGCACCTCGGACAGCTTGTTGCCCGCCAGGCACTGGAAGATCGCGTTATGCTCCGAATCGACCGGCAGCAGCGTGGCGCCGTGCTTCGCGACCGCCTTGGTCATCACCTCGCCTGCGGAAACCAGCGCTTCCTTGTTGGCGAGTGCGATCGTGCCGCCCTGCTCGATCGCGGCCATCACGGGCGCGAGGCCTGCGCAGCCGACGATCGCCGCCATGGTGATATCGACCGGGCGGCTCGCCGCCTCGATCAGCGCGGTGCGCCCGCCGGCCGCCTCGATCCCGCTACCGCTGAGCGCATCGCGCAGTTCGGGCAGGCATGCCTCGTCGCCGACCACCGCGATCTTCGCGTCGAATTCGCGCGCGAGCGCGGCCAGCTTGGTGGCACTGCAATGCGCGGTCAGCGCCTCGACCCGCCATTCGTCGCGGTGCTGGCGCAGCAGTTTGAGCGTCGAATCACCGACCGAGCCGGTGCTGCCGAGGATGGAAATCGAACGCAAAGGTTACAGACTCACGGACACGACGATGCCGACCACGATGGCAACCGGAAGCACGCCATCGAAGCGATCCAGAAAACCGCCGTGCCCCGGGATGAGACTGCTCGAATCCTTCACCCCCGCCTTGCGCTTGAGCCAGCTTTCGAAGAGATCTCCGGCGAGCGATACGGCGGCGAGCACCGGCCCCGCGATCAGGATGCCGATCAGCATCTGCATGTTGAAATATTGCTGCGCGAGATAGGCGATGACGAACAGCGGCATGAGCGCGAGGGTCGCGCCGAC is a window of Alteriqipengyuania lutimaris DNA encoding:
- the rseP gene encoding RIP metalloprotease RseP, translated to MIEQPPIWMWVLGFLLVLGPLVTLHELGHLLVGRMLGVKAETFSVGFGKELVGFNDRQGTRWRLSALPLGGYVQFKGDMNPASVPDPSAPAEEGAFQNAALWKRALIVAAGPVTNILIALAIFAGFFMLIGRPVPVDATQQLTVAGFSDPSPAQVAGVEVGDRIVTLDGDRVESFGELQQAVMLHPEQRMELGVERDGETMSFALTTMSREVEDRFGNTSRIGLLGVESAGVEYDFVPQGPIAALSGSVEQSIDTFSMMITGLSQIVTGQRSVRELGGPVKIAKFSGEQLSLGFSAFVNFVALISLNLAFINLLPIPALDGGHLAFYAAEAIRRKPVGPRVMEMAYRTGVALVLALMLFVTINDLASLTLFG
- a CDS encoding OmpH family outer membrane protein is translated as MKLAKATLALGAALGATLAAVPAAAQVNGIAISNPEAVILNSQARVNAYQQIGQTYASQIQQVSTARQELNTLQQSLDTNSDGQVTDAEVQANPNVVTQIRQKEQQINQLYTPIALAQAYAIQQLVADYENAQNQVIQNKNIQILLTPDVVQYAPDAANVTRDIVAALDQRMPSVQTTPPQGWQPDQQSLTLQQRMQQILLGLAQQQAIAQQQQGAQPQAPAQPTGR
- the dxr gene encoding 1-deoxy-D-xylulose-5-phosphate reductoisomerase yields the protein MRSISILGSTGSVGDSTLKLLRQHRDEWRVEALTAHCSATKLAALAREFDAKIAVVGDEACLPELRDALSGSGIEAAGGRTALIEAASRPVDITMAAIVGCAGLAPVMAAIEQGGTIALANKEALVSAGEVMTKAVAKHGATLLPVDSEHNAIFQCLAGNKLSEVRMITLTASGGPLRLHSAEELQRVTPDQAVAHPNWDMGAKISVDSATMMNKGLELIEAHHLFPVGLDRIRIIVHPQSVIHSMVEYRDQSTLAQLGPSDMMVPIASCLAWPARMETPCEPLDLAKLGQLTFFAPDEERFPATRLARNACEAGGARPAILNAANEVAVAAFLAGHIPFTRIAAVVEDVLERTNDASRPATLDDVLAIDSSARRQAQAILENA
- the bamA gene encoding outer membrane protein assembly factor BamA, which translates into the protein MTAIETGASRRLRNIPKFAFALLAGTTLAGLPQVAFAQDTGVEAQPQSPTTAQDANAQPDAAADTAQGDTIRTISVQGVQRLEPQTILSYVRLRPGEPYTTAAADQALKDLAATELFSDYEISNENGNVLIEVVENPVINRIILEGNERLKDDKIVPEIRLAPRQIFTRSKVRADVARIIELYKRQGRFAATVEPKTVQLSQNRVDLVFEITEGPKSRVQQINIIGNDEFSDGELKGEMVTKETSLFSFLSGNTSYDPDRLAFDQQKLREFYLTQGYVDFRVVSAVAELTPDKRDFIITYVVEEGDRYQFGDVEVTSEIRDFDGDALTNSLTIEEGQWYNAKTIEDTVEQLSELAGRFGYAFADVRPQFRRNPDERTMDVTLLINEAPRVYIERIDVNGNTLTQDKVIRREFRSAEGDAFNSTAIDRTTARINSLGFFQEGFEVQQVQTAEPDRIILEANVEEQPTGELQLSAGFSSIESFLFSGSIRQRNFRGRGQTIGASAQVSRFSNSVNLSFTEPYLFDRNISLGLNLYRQDVNSYSLNDRDQTRYKQVTTGGSARVGVPLTEYSSLVASYTLNYDQVTINENEFFEDFDGDGIRECEPLLATRYICDVVGDRVSSILGLNYIYNSLNSYYRPTRGERINLGLDFAGLGGDVKYVRVRGQASKYWQVLGDFIFSLSLEGGYIKGLEDVPGRDDVLLTDRFQLGEPQFRGFDVRGVGPRVLRQPIIDDGEGNPLVITDRDRIREDAIGGNAYYLGRAELEIPLGSGARELGLRPSFFVDVGSLFDVETPQLQNSPFPDGIQYQLRDNNGNPLFIGANGGATTDTVDADGNPLSPLNRTISPFQEVFLGNSASPRVSVGFGVNWNSPFGPFRIDLSHVILKEEGDDTKTLSFNVGTQF